gattcacataatatatgaggatctcgccttaggaactcgcctaaggatctcgccttgcttaatgattatctcttcaatgtagtgtctgatatggatcaattacttgcttatattccacgttgcttagtttatccaactcaggatctccttaacttagcactatccctctaaggatctcggaacctattatgcaacataacttaaccaattgtcaggagtttgctttgtcatcatcaaaactttagggtcaacagaACTAATACCCTTTGGAGCAGAAAGAAGGTTGTGTGCAGGGGTTCCACTAGCTCATAAGATGTTTAATCACATATTGGGTGCACTACTGCATAATTTTGAGTGGGATTTAGAAAGTCATACGACTCCTGAGACGATTGATTGGAAGGATAGGATAGGGCTGACATCACAATTCATGTTATGATAGCAAGTACACTCATAAACCATAATACCCACCTGCAAAAGAAAGTGTCATAAATCCCCCAAGAAATTCCAGCTAATCCTAAATAACCTTTATTATAAATAACTCCAATCATTAACCAATACACTCAATGTAAGCATTATGCAAAGAAACTGAACCACAAATGTTAAATATCTCATCATGAATGGTTAGGCTACGAAGGAACCAAAACCATAATCTAACCAAAGAGTGATGATCAGAGAAATATATGGGAAAACGTTCTCCAACATACCGAAAGAAAATTGTCTCCAAAGTTTTCTATCGATTTAAAAGGTCAATATGCGTAGTTTATCTGATTTGCTAGTTTTGTCCCAGCAGAAGACTGCTCCCCACTTCTCTCCTCATTAACTTGTTACATGTCACCAGGTGACTCCCTTGGAATAGATCCAATAGAGGATCCAGGAACCACGAGATTCATTCCAGGATTAGCTTCTTGAAATTGTTTAATCAACATTGCTTGGATTCTTTGTAGGAACTCTTCATGAATTGTGTATCCTGATACTTTGCCTCTTTCCTTTAAATCACTCTTGGTCACAGCTTTTCCAAAAAGACGTACATGTCCATTGTGCtcgactttttttttcttttatcacTTCGTAGTAGGGATCTGCAGCGTTCGGTCCTTTTTCATCTTCTTGAAACAATAATGCCTCCATTTGTTCCTGGCCATGAAGCATTATAAGATTACACATAGCATAGCTATTCACGGAAGTAAGGATATAATATGATAAATATCAATCGTCGGATAAAAAAGGTTGCACGGTCTTGATCTCTTCTCATTCTCCTCAATATAAGATTCTTCTTATTGGATGAtgaccctatatatatatatatatatatatatatatatatatatatatagagagagagagagagagagagagactcTCGTAAGAGCACTTTACtcggtaagaacacttcttacgatAAGAACACTATCTGGTAATGGAAATTTCGTAATATTTATGAACAAatactctaatttaattattctttcaccattttttttcattatttctggcattttttctctctcttcaattcctctctctctcctattcGAACACCACCAACAATCTTCCTCGCTGATCGTTGCCGCCGCTTCTTCTCTCCTCTCGCCGCTCGTCGCTTCTCGCAACAATTCAATTGCCGGTCGCAGTGGTTGTGGTTCGCGATCAGATTTCAAACCAAATATGCTGGTGGCGGTGGTTGTGGTTCACGAATCAGATTGCGAATAACTGCTACTGATATGATTTCGATTTCTGTAAGATTTCTTCGATTTCTTCGATTCTAAAATCAATCGATTTCAATTTTCCGAGATTCTAAAATCAATCCATTctaaaatcaattaatttcttcGATTCTAAAATTAATCGATTATTCGATTCTTAAATCAATCGATTTCtcatttcaaaaataaaatttgatttcaatcaatttctcaattcaaaaattaaaatgGATTTCAATTTTGGTGCCCGCAAATCAGATCACGTTTGAGGGTATATCGGGATTTAGAACACTATTGGATGaaattagaacatgtttgaataagaTTTGAACACGGTTGAATAAAATTAGTATATGCTTGAAtaaacttagaacatatttGATTAAagttaaaacatgcttgaataaagttagaacatgcttgaataaagttagaacaagtttgtataaagttagaacatgcttgaataaatttagaacactgCACTAGTACATAATTGAGCTTATGTAACACCTGAAAAGTGTTACATAAAGTGGTAAAAGTGTTATTATAGACAATGGGTAACACTTTAGTGGGTGATACATCCGCCCTTGTTCCTTAAGGTCTTATGTAACACTTTGTGTGACGTATGGTAACACATTTAATAGTGTTACTATAAACCCTCTTATGTAACACTTTTTAATATCATTAGTATCATTTTTGAGGTGTTACTACTTGTTATTTCTTATGTAACACTTACTTTAGTAACATTTTTCAATCATATAGTAACACTTTATCCGACATTATGTATCACTTTTGCGAACTAATGTAACACTTTTTTGATTATTAGGTAACATTTTTCAATCATCTTTTGATATATAGTAACACTGTAATCGACATTATATATCACTTTTTGCAAACTAATGTAACACCTTGTTAATTAATAGATaacatttttcttttaaaaattattattattattattataattattattgttgttgttgttgttgttgttgttattattattataagtaCGTAGTAGTACTACTAGTACTACATTAGTACTAATACTAATACTACTATGATTATATAAAATATGCaacagtttttttttaatacaaaataatATTAACATGTATAACAACCACGAATGTGAAGTTAACATATACGATACAATAATTTAAATTgatataatttcatagtttctTACAAAAACATCCACcaacatcatttttttttgtttggcgAAACAATCTAATAATCAAAACAAAGAAAGTCAACTTCGGTCTCTAAACCACCAAATTccaaaatagaaaaagaaaaataactaACCAGTAGACTGTAGTACGTCAAAGCAGAAGCAAACAGAAACagaaggaaaaaagaaaagaaaaaacagcAGAGAACAGTAgctagctccaagcaatagcAGCTCCAAGCAGCAACAAGAAGCAGAAGCTCCAAGCAATGACAACACCTCACAAACAGGAGAAGctccaaattaaaaaaaaaaatcaatgtgAAATATTAACTATGATGTTCAAATTTGTACAttagaatttttattttttgacatcATGTACATAAGATTAGTATAGAACATATAGTACACCATTAATGTTAAAATCTTCTATTACGTATCTCTCTTATGACCTCCCAGCTTCGGTCACTTAGTTGCACCTGATAAGGCTATATCCGCAACTACTAGTCTACCACACTTGCCACTCTACTCATTTGATTTAAGATATGAGCAGCGGAAAAAGGGACTATAAAAGCACAATAGAGTAGATattatagttaattaattaataatatatacaacttcatctaaaatcaaatactctaataattaaaaataaatctaaaatcaaattcaatccaaaataaaacactaatctaaaataaagttATATCCTatatcaaacactaatccaatactAGAGTGTCATGTAGGAAATCCAACAATTTCGTCCAATGAAAAGTAAGatttctaaactatttttgaattaaaaaatccaAGTGTcacataaattaataattagatgtcacgtagatattttaattaattaataatatatacaattccatccaaaatagaatgctctaaataattaaaaagaatataaaataaaattctatcaaaaaatcaaacactaatctcaAATAAAATTCTATCCAAAATCAACCCTaatccaatattttttttttttgctaagcaagtgagagataatattaatgatcaaacaaGATTACAACTTAAGCTAACTTCAAGCAATaagaaccaactaggttggaccctATCAACAAGAAGCAGCAGAAAACCAGCTATACAAAAATGCCCCAACTACAACTATACTCACAAAGACATAAACCAAGTATTATCCCTTCTACTGATACTCTTAGGCAAAACAGTTTGAATTCTCCCTCTCACCAGTTGCTTCAACTTGGACACTGTGTGATTCACAGTAGGAACACTATTCTCCCAAAAGCTATTATTCCTACATTGCCAAATCAGATACACTGCTGCAACTATGGCTGCATAACAGACCTGTTTTCTGAACATGGACATTCTGCTATGCCCAACATGTCTAACCAGCTGAGTCAAGGTGCCACTAGCAAACGAAACACCTAGCCAATCTTTAACTGCTCTGAGGCATTCTGCACTGTAAATGCACTGAAAAAACAAATGCTGATGGGTTTCATCACTCTGATCACAAATCAAACAATTAGCAGAATGACTGACACCAATCCTGGCCAACTTTGAAGTGGTCTGCAGTCTGGATTGTATGGCTAACCAACCAATGAATCTGTGTTTAGGGATATTCAATCTATTCCACACCATCTTGTCCCAGTGCACTCTAGGTTTAGTCCCAACTAATTTCTCATAAACCTGTTTCACAGAGTACACAGGCCTAATCCAATATTTGAGCTTCACAtagaaatctaatggtttcatccaatgaaaaataatattttaaaattatgtttgaattaaaaaatttgagtgccacttaaataaataattaggtgtcacgaAGATATTTTAGTTaactaattactaatatatacaactccatctaaaatcaaacactctaataattaaaaaatacatcTAAAATGATATCCAATTCAAAcactaatataatataatatataaaataaagcAGTTATAatagaatttttattttaacttaataatttaatagaatccctGCATTAGATAATAATAGAGTTGTCCAATGGGCACCAGAGTTGGGCCATGCTAAAAGGGTCATGATCCCTTTTAATTAACTTACTTGACATgccttttatttcatttttcatttaggttcaaaagaaaagaaatttatTTCAAtgagaaataaattaaatattttgttgtaattttggtttaaaaggaaagaaattactttaaaaaggaaagaaataaaatattttaatttgtgactataacaatatatttttcaatttatttatttctaatTTCGTTTAGAAAGGAaagaaatttatttaaaatggAAACAAATATTTTTTGGTTTGTGACCAAAAACCTACAGTGCATTTTcacattattttattttcattttggttacaagaaaggaaagaaatcgttTTTAAATGGAAAATAGTTAGCATTTTATTTTGTGTGAGAATTGATATAAAAAATAagcaaaattataaaattatgtATTTAAAAATTAAAGTTTGTAACTTCATTTTTCTACAGTTTTAAAATTTTCCGTTTCCCCAATTTTCCTCTTCCGTTTCCCATTTTCGTGCAACTTAGACACACTTTTACTTTTTCACCCTCTCCCTCTTTCTTTACTCTCCCACCTACTCCCCTCTCCTATAAAAGAATGACCTTaacttgaaaatttattattttacatAAACCTTTCATTAATTGATTTCTCAGCACCTAAAATTCATTCACAATTCCTCTCAAATATTTCTCAACAATTCTCACacaaaaactaaaataataatgatgtcCACAAAGAGTAGTGATCAAGTAGCAGCAAGAAGAGAATTTGATGAAACAAAATTAGGAGTTAAGGGACTTGTTGATGCTGGTGTTACAACCATTCCCTCCATCTTCATTAACCCAAAAAAACCTCAAACAACCAAAACAACTGACTGTGATGGCCAGTTTAATTTTCCAATTATTAATCTTCGCGCTAGCGAAGATGATATAGATCATCGGAAGAAGGTTGTTGAGGAGATTCGAGAAGCGTCGGAGAAATGGGGTTTTTTCCAAGTGATAAATCATGGTATTTCAGACATGGTTTTGGAAGAGACATTGAAAGGAGTGAAAGAGTTTTTTGAGCTAGATAATGAAGTGAAGAAAGGTTACTATTCAAGAGACTTTGGTAATGATAAGTTCGCTTATCATAGCAATGCCGATCTTTATACTTCACCTGTAGTTAACTGGAAGGACAGTTTTTTTTGTTATATGTCTCCTAATCCTCCTAATCCGGATGAATTGCCTCCTCCTTGCAGGTCTGTCTTTCTTCCCTATATTTGATCCCTTTCTATGAATCTTATTTTGTCATCAATTAGGCTTAATCTAACTGATATTTACTTTGTACTTATTaacatttaaaataaatattatgatTGATATTaatatactctctccgtcccttaatactcgtaccAGTTTGATCGGTGCAGaatttaagacatttgaattgacttattaatttaatgtgtGTTAGTtggtagtggggtatttttttaatatagttagtaaAAAATGTGTCAGGGGTGGAGAGTGGTGGGACAGGGAtgtggatttttaaatgattttttgtagggagtagggtgtaggtggggtagtaggtaagtgtgagaaataatatgatATTAGTaaatatttccatttatagaagcgacgcaagtattaagagacgatccgaaaagaaaagcggtgcgagtattaagggacggagggagtataggtCAATTAttgtaaattaaaaataatgaatattaaaaattataattagtACAAACACAAGAATATTTTTACTCTAAGTTCACCGCTCCAAACCCTGAACAAACCAGACCAAAGATCAAAAATTCTGAAATTCAAGAATCGGAGACGGGGCTGGCTCTGCTTGGAACGGACATGAACCGGGCAGTGAAAACCTATCAAATACCCGGACAGGACCAATTTTAGACTTATTTCTATAACTTTAAAAATAATTCAAcatatggcaaaaaaaaaaaacataggaAACTAATTGTCTAACGCCTTTTTATAAACCATAAATAAACATTTCCTAACATAGtaatatttcaaacatataggtGAAAAATATCTTTCTGGTggcttatatttatatttttcaaagaaaaaagcAGTTTGATACAAAATCGATCCTAAAAGGATTTTGTACCGCATCAGACCGAAGAACgaaaaattatgttttataACCCAAAAAACAGGACATGTTGTCTTCGGTCAGGTTCGATCTATTTTTCTGATCTAGAATGTTTTTTTGGACACCCCTAACTTCAAGTAAATATCAGAGTTTAACTTCACCTTTAagtatatatttaaatataggTTATTATAAATctacataaaaataaaatttactaAAAAGAAATATTGTATTCATATAATGAACAAACTGATAAAAGGACAACATTAACTTATTCTTGACCAACCTAACAAGATCTTGAATGCCCATCATAGTCCTTCAGTTGTTGaaagtgatggatagctcagttggttagagcttctattccggttccaggtgatcttgggatcgattctcatccccgcccttgtaTCTCatttacaccaaaaaaaaaaaaaaaaaaattagtcatTCTGTTAATAGATCTACTCATTTTCCTTTCCGACACAATTtgttaataaataatttttcacGAGTATGATATGGATGGAAGCTAGTAGTATGATTTAACCTGGAAAAATTTGGTCAAATATAGACATATTTATATTGACATGGTTGGATATGCTTTGATCTTATTCAACTgtttttaattcatttaaaaaaaaatatgtaattATTCTTTAAtgtaaaattcaaaaacaagagAATTCATGTTCTATAATAATGTATGACCTTGACTGAACTAGAATGATCAGAAATTGATCTTGTGTTATCAAACTTTTCTTATTTAGTCCAATCTGATCCGAATAGATTTGATCTTATATGATTTGATCAATTGATCTAGTATGATCTGACTTGATTTTTTTCGGAATTTATCTTTTAAATATGGTGTAATAATTATCATAAATATTGCTACGTTAATTGTGAATGTCATAATCaatacaaaaataattaaatttttattctaatatGGTCTAGTCCATTGTTATGTTGATTGATCtagtttgaaattaattaaatttattttattagaaaTAATATACTAAATAAGAATTATGATTAATATTACTTGGATAAATttacattttattattattataaattaaattaatgaaataaaacaaaataagtaaATATTACTCCACAAGTATAAGTAATGTTAGTAGttgtaataataacaataataataataataataataataataacaataataataataataataataataataataatatggagaaataaaaaaaaattaagaaaaaaatagtaaaaaaagtaactaaaaaaacaacaaaaaaaattatattgaaAAAAATACACCAACAATGTAATTTATAATAACagtaaaataaatttatgatCTTCTCTAAACAAATTTGTCTGAGATTTTTTGGTGTAATTAGGTCTAAAAATAATATGTTCTTGAAATACGGTAAATTGAACAcggttttaatttttaattagttttttaaGGTAGTACTAATACAAAAGTCTATTGAGCTACACTATCTATTAAAATTTGGTTTTAATATATattacctccgttcctaaaagttttttacgcttttcgttttagtccgttccttaaagttctttacactcctactttattccatttttactcttatttggcccaccataacttaccctctcacaatactttaatattagtttccactcactcacattgttggacaatttataaCCACTGATTCActacaaaataattgttttatagagacgagaaattt
This Spinacia oleracea cultivar Varoflay chromosome 6, BTI_SOV_V1, whole genome shotgun sequence DNA region includes the following protein-coding sequences:
- the LOC110794236 gene encoding uncharacterized protein: MKPLDFYVKLKYWIRPVYSVKQVYEKLVGTKPRVHWDKMVWNRLNIPKHRFIGWLAIQSRLQTTSKLARIGVSHSANCLICDQSDETHQHLFFQCIYSAECLRAVKDWLGVSFASGTLTQLVRHVGHSRMSMFRKQVCYAAIVAAVYLIWQCRNNSFWENSVPTVNHTVSKLKQLVRGRIQTVLPKSISRRDNTWFMSL